In Spinacia oleracea cultivar Varoflay chromosome 5, BTI_SOV_V1, whole genome shotgun sequence, a single window of DNA contains:
- the LOC110781607 gene encoding probable galacturan 1,4-alpha-galacturonidase SALK6, whose amino-acid sequence MKICAVSQQISVLHLQSIESGLIQYQNHNRSKDSLVEGIKGVLVPQGDTIVFDITKNGAKPDTDVAKDFLRAWTDACASKKRSKVLVPKGRYLLGPITLKGPCQAPTIIEILGNFMASPNLESFKGEDAWFEIDNVDSLTITAPKGAGVFDGQGQEGWKSNHCVKNDNSCHSLPHNFRFNSLTNSKIRGITSLNSKLFHMTLQGCKNVEMTYMTIIAPGDSPNTDGIHIGRSSDITIRGAKIATGDDCISFGDGSKNMLVEHVTCGPGHGISVGSLGRYPNEEPVSNITVRDCTFKNTMNGVRVKTWPDSYVSSATLLHFEGITIQNVTFPVIVDQEYCPQNHCNKKTPSKVKIAYIRFKNVKGISGTKDAVQLICSSGVPCDKVELSEIDLTYNGKDGPAVSTCKFVKPILTGKQNPRACDAPAIPIVEATEADSE is encoded by the exons ATGAAGATTTGTGCGGTGTCGCAGCAGATATCAGTTCTACATCTACAATCAATTGAATCTGGTTTAATTCAATATCAAAATCACAACAGATCAAAAGACTCCCTCGTTGAAG GAATTAAAGGTGTGCTCGTTCCTCAGGGTGATACCATTGTTTTTGACATAACCAAGAATGGAGCTAAGCCTGATACTGATGTTGCAAAG GATTTTTTGCGCGCGTGGACTGATGCATGTGCATCAAAAAAACGAAGCAAGGTGTTAGTTCCTAAAGGACGATACTTGCTAGGTCCTATTACGCTTAAAGGTCCATGTCAGGCACCAACTATAATAGAAATTTTAGGCAATTTTATGGCCTCTCCAAATTTGGAATCATTTAAGGGGGAAGATGCATGGTTTGAGATAGATAACGTCGATAGTCTAACAATCACAGCACCAAAAGGAGCAGGAGTGTTTGATGGCCAAGGACAAGAAGGTTGGAAAAGTAACCATTGTGTAAAGAATGACAACAGTTGCCACTCCCTTCCTCAT AACTTTAGGTTCAACTCGCTAACGAATTCAAAAATTAGGGGCATAACTTCACTAAACAGCAAGTTATTTCACATGACCCTCCAAGGGTGTAAGAACGTGGAAATGACTTACATGACTATAATCGCCCCAGGAGACAGCCCTAACACAGACGGCATTCACATTGGACGTTCAAGTGACATTACCATTAGAGGAGCCAAAATTGCCACTGGAGATGATTGTATCTCCTTCGGTGATGGGTCCAAGAACATGCTTGTTGAGCATGTCACTTGTGGTCCTGGCCACGGCATTAGCGTGGGGAGTCTAGGTAGATACCCCAATGAGGAGCCAGTGTCAAATATCACTGTAAGAGATTGTACATTCAAGAACACTATGAATGGTGTTCGAGTTAAAACATGGCCCGACTCTTATGTATCCTCTGCCACTTTGCTGCATTTTGAGGGTATCACTATCCAAAATGTTACATTTCCTGTCATTGTTGATCAAGAATATTGCCCCCAAAATCATTGCAACAAAAAGACTCCGTCCAAAGTTAAGATTGCTTACATTCGGTTCAAGAACGTGAAGGGAATATCAGGTACCAAGGACGCTGTGCAGCTGATTTGCAGCAGCGGCGTGCCCTGTGACAAAGTGGAACTCAGTGAAATAGACTTGACATACAATGGCAAAGATGGTCCCGCGGTTTCAACGTGTAAATTTGTTAAGCCTATTCTTACTGGAAAACAGAACCCACGAGCTTGTGATGCACCTGCTATCCCAATTGTTGAAGCAACTGAAGCAGACTCAGAGTAA
- the LOC110783412 gene encoding sulfate transporter 3.1 yields the protein MGTLNDHHQYMYPSNNMNNEKCKSRVAVPPPQPFFKSLQTSFKETFFPDDPLRQFKNQPRSRKFVLGLQYFFPILEWAPKYTLDFFKSDLIAGITIASLAIPQGISYAKLANLPPILGLYSSFVPPLVYAMMGTSKDVAVGTVAVASLLTGSMLSTVVDPNENPKLFLHLAFTATLIAGIFEATLGLLRLGFIVDFLSHATIVGFMGGAATVVCLQQLKGILGLTHFTQSTDLIDVMHSVFSQEHQWRWESAVLGCGFLFFLLLTKYFSKRKPMFFWISVMSPLISITLGSVLVYLTHAEKHGVQVIGSLKKGINPPSFGDFVFNSPYFPVALKTGLVTGVIAMAEGIAVARSFAMFKNYNIDGNKEMVAFGVMNIIGSCTSCYLTSGPFSRSAVNYNAGCKTAFSNIVMSIAVMITLLFLTPLFFYTPLVVLSSIIMSAMLGLIDYEAAIHLWKTDKFDFVVCISAYIGVVFGSVEVGLMIAVTLSVLRVLLYVARPKTVVLGNVPNSICFRSVEQYPEAQTVPGILILEIGAPIYFANATYLRERIVRWVDEEEERLKSSGENSLHYVILDMRAVTCIDTSGISMFEEVHKVIDRRKLQLVLASPGGEVMKKLDRANFIEKLGQEWIHLTVGEAVGACRYMLHTYKSKSTAESETWSNNV from the exons ATGGGTACACTGAATGATCATCATCAGTACATGTACCCCAGTAACAACATGAACAACGAGAAGTGTAAGAGTCGGGTGGCGGTACCGCCACCACAACCGTTCTTCAAGTCACTACAAACCTCATTTAAAGAGACATTCTTCCCCGACGACCCGTTAAGGCAGTTCAAGAACCAACCACGGTCAAGGAAGTTCGTTCTCGGGTTGCAATACTTCTTTCCTATACTCGAGTGGGCCCCGAAATATACTTTGGACTTCTTCAAGTCGGACCTTATTGCTGGGATTACTATTGCTAGCCTTGCTATTCCTCAAGGGATTAGCTATGCTAAGCTTGCTAACTTGCCACCCATTCTTGGACTTT ATTCTAGCTTTGTTCCACCATTGGTGTATGCCATGATGGGAACCTCCAAAGATGTGGCGGTAGGAACGGTGGCGGTGGCGTCGCTGTTGACCGGATCTATGCTAAGCACCGTCGTTGATCCGAACGAAAATCCAAAGTTATTCCTCCACCTCGCTTTTACTGCCACCCTTATTGCTGGTATTTTTGAAGCCACTTTAGGCCTTTTAAG GTTAGGGTTCATAGTGGATTTCTTATCACATGCAACAATAGTGGGGTTCATGGGAGGAGCAGCAACAGTGGTGTGCTTGCAACAGCTAAAAGGAATACTTGGTCTCACTCATTTCACTCAATCCACAGATCTCATTGATGTTATGCACTCTGTCTTTTCCCAAGAACACCAg TGGAGATGGGAAAGTGCAGTATTAGGATGCGGTTTCCTCTTTTTCCTCCTCCTCACCAAATACTTT AGCAAGAGAAAGCCAATGTTCTTTTGGATATCAGTCATGTCTCCTTTGATTTCAATCACTTTGGGAAGTGTCCTAGTTTATCTCACACATGCTGAAAAGCATGGTGTTCAAGTG ATTGGTTCTTTGAAGAAGGGCATTAATCCACCTTCCTTTGGAGACTTTGTATTCAACTCTCCTTACTTTCCAGTGGCTCTCAAAACTGGCCTTGTTACGGGAGTCATTGCTATGGCT GAAGGGATTGCCGTAGCTAGAAGTTTTGCAATGTTCAAGAACTACAACATTGACGGTAACAAAGAAATGGTTGCCTTTGGGGTAATGAACATAATTGGATCCTGCACCTCTTGTTATCTTACCTCAG GTCCATTTTCGAGGTCAGCTGTGAATTACAATGCAGGGTGCAAAACAGCGTTTTCAAACATAGTAATGTCAATTGCAGTGATGATCACATTGTTATTCCTGACACCATTGTTCTTCTACACACCTCTTGTTGTTCTATCATCAATTATCATGTCTGCTATGCTCGGCCTTATAGATTATGAGGCCGCGATCCATCTATGGAAGACGGATAAGTTTGATTTCGTTGTTTGTATAAGTGCTTACATTGGTGTGGTTTTTGGTAGTGTTGAAGTTGGCTTAATGATCGCG GTTACATTATCAGTGTTGAGGGTATTGTTGTATGTGGCTAGACCAAAGACGGTAGTTCTTGGTAATGTGCCGAATTCAATTTGCTTTAGGAGTGTTGAGCAATACCCTGAAGCTCAAACTGTGCCTGGAATTCTCATACTTGAAATTGGTGCTCCTATATATTTTGCCAATGCCACTTACCTAAGAGAAAG GATTGTGAGGTGGgttgatgaggaggaagagagGTTAAAGTCATCTGGAGAGAATAGTTTACATTATGTAATCTTGGATATGAGAG CTGTTACATGCATTGATACAAGTGGGATCAGCATGTTTGAAGAAGTTCACAAGGTCATCGACAGAAGAAAACTTCAG CTTGTATTAGCAAGCCCTGGAGGAGAAGTGATGAAGAAATTAGACAGAGCAAACTTTATAGAAAAATTAGGGCAAGAATGGATACATTTGACCGTTGGGGAGGCAGTTGGAGCATGTAGGTACATGCTTCATACTTACAAGTCAAAGTCAACGGCTGAATCAGAGACATGGAGTAACAATGTTTGA
- the LOC110783405 gene encoding uncharacterized protein produces MGRSMYSKLQQYRTQAQEARASTGSTLQCINLHEFSISISISSNFHLQFYLYLIIFSSNFITAFLLTALRFPGGQTRNAMIFCHGCRRRLGFRFLKCFQLEILIFEGPCLLVRVYKLETAY; encoded by the exons ATGGGGCGATCAATGTATAGTAAATTG CAACAGTATAGAACTCAAGCCCAAGAAGCAAGAGCTAGTACAGGTTCAACTTTACAATGCATCAACTTACACGAGttctcaatttcaatttcaatttcttcaAATTTCCACCTGCAATTTTATCTATATCTCATCATCTTCTCGTCAAATTTCATTACTGCGTTCCTCCTCACAGCTTTAAG GTTTCCAGGTGGCCAAACGAGGAATGCGATGATTTTTTGCCATGGTTGTAGAAGAAGGCTAGGGTTCAGATTTCTGAAGTGCTTTCAATTGGAAATTCTGATTTTTGAAG GTCCTTGTTTGCTTGTAAGAGTATACAAGCTGGAGACTGCCTACTGA